One Anoplopoma fimbria isolate UVic2021 breed Golden Eagle Sablefish chromosome 2, Afim_UVic_2022, whole genome shotgun sequence DNA window includes the following coding sequences:
- the spg7 gene encoding paraplegin yields the protein MSALLLLFQHRTGLCRKYSPGLLWTLSRQHCRSSTNKPTSSDHVQHMFRGHSVRKTLLYESEGAFKSQPEKLLQSLLHRPLGPGMLGISKELIRNNLLRNPVGLVNLLGSINFFSTSQSKQEKKKSNEQKGKTPEEDEEEKKRREQEDQMYRERLRTLLILALVMSLLNSINTSGGNISWNDFVNEMLAKGEVSRVQVVPESDIVEIYLHPGAVIFGRPRLALMYRMQVANIDKFEEKLRAAEEELSIDGKDRIQVSYKRTGFFGNALYALGMAAIGVAILWYIFRLAGMGGKEGGFSAFNQLKMAKFTIVDGKSGKGVSFKDVAGMHEAKIEVKEFVDYLKNPERYLLLGAKVPKGSLLLGPPGCGKTLLAKAVATEAQVPFLAIAGSEFVEVIGGLGAARVRSLFKEARSRAPCIVYIDEIDAVGKKRSTNMSNFSNTEEEQTLNQLLVEMDGMGTTDHVIVLASTNRADILDNALMRPGRLDRHIFIDLPTLQERKEIFEQHLKILKLNQPPDFYSLRLAELSPGFSGADIANICNEAALHAAREGHKSIDTFNFEYAVERVIAGSVKKNKILSKEEQRVVAFHESGHALVGWLLEHTEAVMKVSIAPRTNAALGFAQMLPRDQYLFTKEQLFERMCMALGGRAAEAITFNRVTTGAQDDLRKVTRVAYSMVKQYGMCDSVGQVSFPETEQQGAIGRRPFSQGLQQQMDHEAKMLIARAYRHTEKLLLDNRDKLTLMANALLEREVVNYDDIEALLGPSPHGPKKLIHPQSWLEAERDKQDTGEDEPQPPPRKHGEDDANPQLL from the exons ATGTctgcgttgttgttgttgtttcagcaTCGTACTGGTCTCTGTAGGAAATACAGCCCGGGTTTATTGTGGACACTGTCCAGACAACACTGTCGTTCATCAACAAACAAGCCAACATCCAGTGATCATGTTCAACACATGTTCAGAGGCCACAGTGTCAGAAAGACGCTGCTTTATGAATCAGAGGGGGCATTTAAAAGTCAGCCGGAGAAACTCCTCCAG AGTCTCCTCCACAGACCCTTGGGTCCTGGCATGTTGGGAATTAGCAAAGAGTTGATCAGGAACAACCTGCTGAGGAACCCTGTTGGTTTGGTAAATCTATTAG GGTCAATAAACTTCTTCAGTACATCTCAATCcaaacaagagaaaaagaaaagtaatgaacaaaagggaaaaactccagaggaagatgaag AGGAGAAGAAGCGTCGCGAGCAGGAGGACCAGATGTACCGGGAGCGCCTGCGGACCCTCTTAATCTTAGCGCTCGTCATGAGCCTGCTGAACTCCATTAACACCAGCGGTGGAAACATCTCTTGGAATGACTTTGTCAACGAGATGCTGGCCAAGGGCGAGGTATCACGTGTGCAGGTCGTTCCTGAGAGTGACATTGTAGAAATCTACCTTCATCCTGGAGCAGTCATCTTTGGAAGGCCT AGGCTGGCACTCATGTACAGAATGCAGGTAGCCAACATTGACAAATTTGAGGAGAAGCTGAGAGCTGCTGAAGAAGAGCTGAGTATCGACGGCAAGGACAGGATACAGGTGTCCTACAAACGCACTGGATTCTTTGGGAA TGCACTCTATGCTCTGGGGATGGCTGCTATTGGCGTGGCTATTCTCTGGTACATCTTCCGACTAGCAGGCATGGGTGGCAAAGAAGGCGGCTTCAGTGCTTTT AACCAGCTGAAGATGGCCAAGTTCACCATTGTGGACGGCAAGTCCGGTAAAGGTGTGAGTTTCAAAGATGTGGCGGGCATGCATGAGGCTAAGATTGAAGTAAAGGAATTTGTGGACTACCTCAAG AATCCAGAACGGTACCTACTGCTTGGAGCCAAGGTTCCCAAGGGTTCATTGCTGCTCGGGCCTCCAGGCTGTGGGAAGACGCTGCTGGCTAAGGCTGTAGCCACCGAGGCCCAAGTTCCCTTTCTGGCTATTGCCGGCTCTGAGTTTGTGGAGGTCATTGGAG GCCTGGGTGCTGCGAGGGTCCGGAGTCTGTTCAAGGAGGCTCGAAGCAGAGCACCCTGCATCGTCTACATCGATGAGATCGACGCCGTGGGAAAGAAGCGCTCCACCAACATGTCCAATTTCTCCAACACTGAAGAGGAGCAGACCCTCAACCAGCTGCTGGTGGAGATGGATG GAATGGGAACAACGGACCACGTCATTGTCCTCGCCTCCACTAACAGAGCAGATATCTTAGACAATGCTCTCATGAGACCGGGCAGACTGGACAGACACATCTTCATAGATCTGCCCACTCTGCAG gagaggaaggagatcTTTGAGCAACATCTGAAGATCTTGAAGCTGAACCAACCGCCGGATTTCTACTCTCTGCGTCTGGCTGAGCTCTCCCCGGGCTTCAGTG GTGCAGATATAGCTAACATCTGTAACGAAGCGGCCCTGCACGCTGCCAGAGAGGGGCACAAGTCCATCGATACCTTCAACTTTGAGTACGCAGTGGAGAGAGTCATCGCAG gGAGTGTAAAGAAGAATAAGATCCTGTccaaagaggagcagagggtgGTCGCCTTCCACGAGTCTGGACACGCCTTAGTGGGATGGCTTCTGGAGCACACAGAGGCAGTCATGAAG GTGTCCATCGCCCCGCGGACTAATGCCGCCCTGGGATTCGCCCAGATGTTACCTCGTGACCAGTATCTGTTCACTAAGGAGCAGCTGTTTGAGCGGATGTGTATGGCGCTGGGAGGAAGAGCTGCTGAGGCGATCACCTTTAACAGGGTTACAACAG GAGCTCAGGATGACTTGCGTAAGGTGACACGTGTGGCCTACTCCATGGTGAAGCAGTACGGCATGTGTGACAGTGTCGGCCAGGTCTCCTTCccagagacagagcagcagggAGCCATCGGACGCCGTCCCTTCAGCCAGggcctgcagcagcagatggaCCAC GAGGCTAAGATGTTGATAGCGCGTGCTTACAGGCACAcagagaagctgctgctggacaACAGAGACAAGCTCACACTG ATGGCCAACGCGCTGTTGGAACGAGAGGTGGTGAACTACGATGACATTGAAGCTTTGCTGGGTCCATCCCCCCACGGGCCAAAGAAGTTGATCCACCCACAGAGCTGGTTGGAGGCCGAGAGGGACAAACAGGACACAGGAGAGGACGAACCTCAACCACCTCCCCGTAAACACGGAGAAGACGACGCGAATCCACAGCTGCTCTGA
- the cdh15 gene encoding cadherin-15, whose amino-acid sequence MAVRMLVVCVLGALLCQVWSSAETQHKEEDVLYPWRNQGRGLVRVKRDWIIPPIRVLENSKQVPEDLVQIKSDKIFTGEVIYKLEGPGVDQDPKNLFEIDDKTGVIRSKRPLDRERYNSFTPSLSPSGERLENPTTIEIVVLDQNDNRPAFIQKQFSGSVSEFSVPGTSVMSVSANDADDPMTENAYLSYSIIGQESVPPNAVTKTMFGINNETGAIYTRDVGLDREVVKSFRLKLQIADMGGMGLTSEGVAIIHVFDINNHAPQFSPASYSMTAVENRKDYEIGRVNVTDRDDRGTGNWEARYFISNDPEGNFDIVTDSATNEGVLTVVKPLDYEAQDEHVLILTVENVNPLSNKAPNLPVSSATVTVTVVNENEAPLFREDPIQIVVPESVVPGTLLKSDIAFDPDNSDMRYEISRDPERWLEINRDTGDITAKRTFNMRSPNVRNNIYNAVVKVTDAGGVSNTATVAITLKETNDFPPQLFPLSGTVCRGTGRRGSGLVVTAVDEDLTPHAAPFTFEMPDELSINWTVIQVNDTHAMLQPLAELQAGEYGVTVLVSDSGSPALSAYAQVNVTVCVCDSFGDCKSQAGAVLGTSVGISFIALIIIMASIAFLLVLLLLAVAVTTCRRRHHIKKDTGLLVGESEDDIRDNVFNYDEQGGGEEDENAFNIDLLWNPHDAPSTPGSYYPGCGVPRGKQPLRKDAPHNLPSPIYPRRPPADPTDIEDYINDGLEAADNDPNVPPYDTALIYDYEGEGSLTGSLSSIASSCSDGDQDYDYLNDWGPRFKKLANMYDPR is encoded by the exons ATGGCGGTCCGGATGTTGGTGGTGTGTGTGCTGGGTGCTCTGCTTTGTCAG GTGTGGagctctgcagaaacacaacacaaagaagaagatgtCCTTTACCCATGGAGGAACCAAGGCAGGGGATTGGTCAGGGTGAAGAGGGACTGGATCATCCCTCCAATCAGAGTGCTGGAGAATAGCAAGCAGGTTCCTGAAGACCTTGTCCAG aTCAAATCGGACAAAATCTTTACAGGGGAGGTGATCTACAAGTTAGAGGGCCCGGGTGTGGACCAGGATCCCAAGAATCTGTTTGAGATTGATGATAAAACGGGAGTAATCAGGAGCAAGCGGCCgctggacagagagagatacaaCAGCTTCACG CCTTCGCTGTCCCCCAGTGGAGAGAGACTAGAGAATCCAACCACCATAGAGATAGTGGTGCTGGATCAGAACGACAACAGACCCGCCTTCATCCAGAAACAGTTTAGTGGATCTGTCTCTGAGTTCTCAGTCCCAG GTACCTCGGTGATGTCAGTGTCGGCCAATGATGCAGATGACCCGATGACAGAAAACGCTTATCTGAGCTACTCTATCATCGGCCAGGAGAGCGTTCCTCCCAACGCTGTTACCAAGACGATGTTTGGTATCAACAACGAGACAGGAGCCATCTACACAAGAGATGTGGGCCTGGACCGAGAG GTGGTGAAAAGTTTCAGATTAAAACTGCAGATTGCTGATATGGGGGGCATGGGACTAACAAGTGAAGGTGTGGCGATCATACACGTGTTTGATATCAACAACCACGCCCCACAGTTCAGCCCCGCCTCG TACAGTATGACAGCAGTGGAGAACAGGAAGGACTATGAGATTGGCCGTGTGAatgtgacagacagagatgaTCGTGGAACAGGTAACTGGGAGGCCAGGTACTTCATTTCCAACGACCCTGAAGGCAACTTTGACATCGTTACAGATTCCGCCACCAACGAGGGCGTTCTGACAGTGGTGAAG CCTCTGGATTATGAAGCACAGGATGAGCACGTCCTGATTCTGACGGTGGAAAATGTTAATCCCCTGAGCAACAAGGCCCCCAACCTCCCAGTGAGCAGCGCCACAGTGACGGTGACTGTCGTGAACGAGAATGAAGCTCCACTTTTCAGGGAGGACCCCATACAGATTGTTGTACCTGAGTCTGTGGTTCCTGGGACGTTACTGAAGAGCGATATCGCCTTTGACCCTGATAATTCTGACATGAG GTATGAGATTAGCAGAGACCCAGAGAGGTGGCTGGAGATCaacagagacacaggagacatTACTGCAAAGAGAACCTTTAACATGCGATCTCCGAATGTGAGAAACAATATCTACAATGCTGTTGTCAAGGTTACAG ATGCTGGCGGTGTGTCGAACACAGCCACAGTGGCCATCACACTGAAGGAGACCAACGACTTCCCCCCTCAGCTCTTCCCCCTGAGCGGCACTGTATGTAGGGGTACAGGCCGCAGGGGTTCTGGTCTGGTTGTGACGGCTGTGGATGAAGACCTCACTCCGCACGCTGCACCCTTCACCTTCGAGATGCCGGATGAGCTGTCAATCAACTGGACTGTTATTCAAGTCAACG ATACTCATGCGATGCTTCAGCCCCTCGCAGAGCTGCAGGCAGGAGAGTACGGGGTCACGGTGTTGGTGTCCGACTCTGGCAGCCCAGCTCTGAGCGCCTATGCTCAGGTCAACGTCaccgtgtgtgtctgtgactcCTTTGGTGATTGTAAGTCTCAGGCAGGGGCTGTTCTGGGCACCAGTGTGGGAATCAGCTTCATcgctctcatcatcatcatggccAGTATTGCATTCCTACTGG TGCTGCTCCTCCTGGCTGTGGCTGTGACCACCTGTAGGAGACGCCACCATATCAAGAAAGATACAGGTCTGCTAGTTGGAGAATCAGAAGATGACATTCGTGACAATGTCTTCAACTATGATGAGCAAGGCGGGGGTGAGGAGGACGAG AATGCCTTTAACATCGACCTGCTGTGGAATCCCCATGATGCACCTTCGACCCCGGGGTCCTACTACCCAGGCTGTGGCGTCCCTCGAGGCAAGCAGCCCCTCAGGAAGGATGCCCCGCATAACCTGCCCTCACCCATCTACCCACGGAGGCCTCCAGCGGATCCCACTGACATCGAGGACTACATCAATGAT gGCCTGGAGGCTGCAGACAACGATCCTAATGTGCCTCCATACGACACAGCCCTGATCTATGACTACGAGGGAGAGGGCTCACTGACCGGCAGCCTCAGCTCCATCGCTTCCAGCTGCTCTGATGGAGACCAGGACTACGACTACCTCAACGACTGGGGACCACGCTTTAAGAAACTGGCCAACATGTATGACCCACGTTAA